The Raphanus sativus cultivar WK10039 chromosome 6, ASM80110v3, whole genome shotgun sequence sequence CATATATGCAGTGTCCTTCCAGTGCTTCTTTCGCTATTGTCGCCGTTGGTATGTCTACAGAAGATGATTCTTAGCATACACATAAAGATGATTCGCCATATAACCGAAACGAAGTATAGTAGAATCATATATTTATTCAGATCATATCAAGGTCATGTACCAGAGTATTGAATTAAGGCTTGCGTTGAACCATTTTTCTCAAATATTGCAATCTTCTGCACAGTTCCATACGCGGAAAACACCTAGGAGAAGCAAAAGGAAATAATTAATGACATGTTGAGATATGAAAGCATACTGAGTTGCAGAAACGTGCATACTGTTGTTCCTCACCGTGTGAAGAACATCAACGGTGACAGCGTACtgcatgttctcaatcaacgcAAGCAGGACGTTGCTCTGAGTTTCTACCCTCTTTCCATCAGCACCCAAAGCAGGCTGAATCCAGACGATAAGTAACAGTAATACAACGCATTCGAGACAGATTAGataaaaggaaaatatttaCCTGCATAGAACCATCCATAGCGGTTTGATTCACAGGAAGGTATGGATTTGTGTAGTCCCTGAGTGGGTAGGAGAATCAAATCACATGAATCAACTATTCAAACAAAAAGGCTTCCAACAGTAGGAGCAGGAGAGGCACATTTGCGAGGACTCAAAATTCTTACCTGCTGCGGTGGGACTGAAACTTGATATTTAGATCAGTATGAGCTGAATAAGACATTCGCAAATTGCAAGAACCTACATGTTCTGGAAGCAGATATCTGAATTTAACCCAAAAAAGGGGAATAAACCATCAACAGAGCTTTATCTTAAGGCGGGAAAGCAAGGGAATGAAGAAATTGAGCATACTTTGGTATACTTCTGCCATCCAGCGCAGTCCTTGCCGCTAAAGCAGTGTCCACATCAGTAAACTGAACTAGTGCCTGGCAGGTTATGACGGAGTTTAAACATGATTACGTTTTCTCAATAAGGCAAGACCTTGGAAACCAAAATCGATGTATCACCTGGAAACCAGCAGCTTTCTCAAAAGTGGCAATTTTGTGCACAAAGCCATAAGCAGAAAACACCTGGAACCAGAGTTTGGACTAGATATGAGTCATAACCATAATACAGTGGAGTAAACGGATAACAACAAAAGGGAAACCAATTCACACCAAAAAAAAGGGAACCAAATCGAAAGTAAGAAACTAAAATGTCTCCGGGTTGGgaaactagaaaaaaaaaaaaaaagagaagcgCAGATAAGTACAGAGTGACACCTGTCCATGAGAATGACGAACACGAAACTATTATCCAAAGTCTCTCCAGAAAGATTTTAATATCTGTGATTCGAGCATTTTCATTAATGTTTGGTTGATATACTGTAATTACAATAGTATgtctaagtaaaaaaaaactcaaagaaATTTGCTTAATACCAAGTTAAAATCTTTTCATATATTCATCTGCTCTGCTCGTAGGTATAATGTAATGCCTCAACCCATGTATATAAGCATCAATCTCAATTTTTTCCCATACACattaaaagaaagtaaaaaagcaaaaaaaaatcactgaaaGAAGCTCATATAAGACAGACAACAATAGTGCTAGGTAGGCCAGAATCAAGCTCAAATATTCACATACCAGATGGATGACATCGATGCTGACATCGTGAGATTCGACTCCTTCGAAGGTGACCAAGAGGACATTGCCAGGGACCTCTCCGGGACTCTGATTGTTGACAATCTCATGACGATTAGAGTACTGTATATAAACAGTTTTCCCTCGAATCTGTGCAGGCTCTGAAGACGAAGCATAGTACGATACCATTGATATAGCCTGATTCACTTCAGCCTGCATTTTAAATCAACTTTACACTTTCACTCTCCCAAAAGCAGTTCCaatttctcctttttctttataatcaaTTACTAGTAACAatctgatctgatcgaagagaataaaattaagtaaaaaaaaattacgaatTCGACGAAGGCTTGGTTGCGATTGGCGCCGACATTGGTCTTGGTGTTGACGATCTTTCCGAATCGTTTGCATAGGTCGATGAGCTCCTCTTCCACGCATTCCCACGGTAGATTCCGAAGGTGCACCACCTTCGACGGCGTCTGCGTGTACCTGAACTGTGATGAGCtcgacatctctctctctctccctccggTGATCACGCAGAGCAAGCCTACGCCCCCtcgattctctctctctctctcagcttAATTGTGATCGGAATCTATACGGaagctcaaaaaaaaatatcagggGCCTATTTGCAAACTCAAATTCATTAACTAATGTGAAACGTGGCACGCTTTATTGTGCTTTTCCACTGATTTTTTTTGAGGCAAAATTAGAAATTGCGAAAAGGAGAAATAcctagtaaaaaaaaaaagctaaggGGTAGGGTTTTggaattaaaatttaaaattttataaaataaaaatatattttaaaaattgaattttttttttataatagtttcaaatattattttcgaatttcaaaaataatattaaaattttggggttggtttatattttttctttaaaaactaattataaaaatttaaaataaaaataaaaaataaaaatagtttcaaaatcagttttacaaaaaaaaaattgtaaagattaaaaaaaattgaaaaaactttcagaaacatataatttgaaactataaaaaaaatattttattttttctttatttttattattttttcttaattttcttatttttattttttattatatatatcctATATATAAAGCAATGGGTAGAAATATCTTTTACCTCTATGAAAACTCTTTTGGTGATAAAATGTACAAATAAGATATTTAAGAGAATTATCGATAACTAAATCCACCGTACGCACTTAAATAAATACCATAAAAATAGCAAGAATGACTTCCAAAGCTCAACTATGTTCATTCTGCAATCGAGCTTAAACAGCATAATATAATAACTGAATAATCATAATATACCAATCGTTGCCCAAATGTCTACTCATTCCGACTGTGCTTTGGCTAAGAAGTCTATGGCGGATGACTTCTTACTCAATGGTTTTGACACCTTGGCGGGGCTACTTGAACTGCGTCATATAACATCAGGAGGTAGCTAGCAGGACCTAGTATTACACAACTGAAACTAGTAACTCGAACCCACCATTACAAACTAACtattaattatgaaaagtacaataatagaatattatatttattttaataaattttgtattagttAGTAATACCACTTTagctatattataaaatattccctccgtttcatattaagtgtcgttgtaaaaaaattttttcgttacaaaataagtgtcgttttagtatttcaatgcaaaatttattatttttattctgcattttatttttctattggttaagatgtatgggtaatgatgtttttgtatggaaaatatgcaaaatgtaatgatttcttaatccgtgtgcacaactctaaaatgacacttattcagaaacagagggagtaggaaaaaaacaaaaatgttattttaatgtttggaaaatttaatagtattacataaagttttaattatttactattaaatataaCTTTACAATAATGTAATACtaatattaattgtttattaCTGATTAAATATAACTTAACTAAAGattataatcaatattttaaaatagaatatattacaatataaagTAAATGAAAATAGTTATTCAATGATTTATtagttgaaataaaataaaatataaaattatatgataaatttaaattttaaaaatataaaaatgataatagTCAATTAGGAACTTTttacttgaaaataaaataaaaatattttattatgtaaaaaatatttaaaaatgcaaataatacagtgtatttatgtttagttaaaaaattgaactaaataataataattattatattatattatattattaaataaaaataataaaatatgtatattaaatatttggtgTGATAAATAGCGTTACACCAATTTGGTGTAATACTGTTCATTCTACACAAAATTTGTTTGAATGATGTTATTTTTAGTGTTCTACTGAGAGTatagatttagtgttttggagTCCAATTGAAATTGACCTAAGGTTTCATAGGTTTCTCTCGGCTTCGAGATGACAACAACGAAAGggttctcttctttctttactcCAACAGCACACAAGAAAAAGGTAAACCCGAGAAAAGATATTCCCAAATTAGTTTCCTGATTATAGAAGATTTAGAGAGATGCACAAAGTGAAGAAAAAAACCAAAAGATGTTACAATGTGTAATCTTGTATTGGGTTTAGGTTTTAAGTGTCGAGTATGTAGTGTTATGCATAGTGTGTCTATACTCTTGAGGAGATTGTTGTTGTAAATATGGCAACACAATTGGAGATGTGAATGAACAACTACATAATTAGACACATATGAAACTCGTATTAAAACTACTTTTGACAGATTAAATATTGTAGGTTAGCTGAATCCAAATTTGAATAAGGAATTGCGTATAGATTAGTTAATTCTAAGAGTATGAGTGTATATTTAActttcttttttggtaaaatatatatttacccttttctaataaaacatttcattttaatctttaaaaactATATCTGTGACAAAAACTGTTTAAGGCTATCCTATGGTATTTTTTTAAACGCAATGAGGATTTTCTCTCTGTGATCAGAACTATACAGCTAAAATATCTGTAAAAATTGCAAATCAAATGAATTACTTGACGATTTATGCTTctgtcactacaagaaaacagacgTATACCGACGGACAAAAccgtcggaatgtcgtcggaatagggctattccgacgacattccgacgAAAGTGG is a genomic window containing:
- the LOC108813406 gene encoding polypyrimidine tract-binding protein homolog 1, whose translation is MSSSSQFRYTQTPSKVVHLRNLPWECVEEELIDLCKRFGKIVNTKTNVGANRNQAFVEFAEVNQAISMVSYYASSSEPAQIRGKTVYIQYSNRHEIVNNQSPGEVPGNVLLVTFEGVESHDVSIDVIHLVFSAYGFVHKIATFEKAAGFQALVQFTDVDTALAARTALDGRSIPKYLLPEHVGSCNLRMSYSAHTDLNIKFQSHRSRDYTNPYLPVNQTAMDGSMQPALGADGKRVETQSNVLLALIENMQYAVTVDVLHTVFSAYGTVQKIAIFEKNGSTQALIQYSDIPTATIAKEALEGHCIYDGGYCKLRLTYSRHTDLNVKAFSDKSRDYTLPDLSQLVGQKVPGVAAASGPTDGWHNGQVQTQYAGSSYMYSPADPTGASPSSGHPPYYG